One genomic window of Cannabis sativa cultivar Pink pepper isolate KNU-18-1 chromosome 2, ASM2916894v1, whole genome shotgun sequence includes the following:
- the LOC115718822 gene encoding dicarboxylate transporter 1, chloroplastic: MASLALTTAPCSSPLISLRSRLPPPKSSVISDGNRCAYRPIITPLRISDRSGLGNLRPLISSNSLFKVAKSGSIFTVKASAPGSATSPVVPATQKPWQGAAIKPLLASIATGIILWFVPVPSGVTQNAWQLLSIFLATIVGIITQPLPLGAVALLGLGACVLTKTLTFAAAFSGFGDPIPWLIALAFFFARGFIKTGLGNRIAYQFVSLFGSSSLGLGYSLVFSEALLAPAIPSVSARAGGIFLPLVKSLCVACGSNVGDGTEHKLGSWLMLTCFQTSVISSAMFLTAMAANPLSATLTFNTIQKTIGWTDWAKAAIVPGLVSLIVVPFLLYLIYPPTVKSSPDAPKLAKEKLEKMGPMSTNEIVMSGTLLLTVGLWIFGGMLNVDAVTAAIVGLSILLVSGVVTWKECLGESVAWDTLTWFAALIAMAGYLNKYGLIAWFSQTVVKFVGGLGLSWQLSFGILVLLYFYSHYFFASGAAHIGAMFTAFLSVASALGTPPYFGAMVLAFLSNLMGGLTHYGIGSAPVFYGANYVPLGKWWGYGFLISVVNIIIWLGIGGVWWKFIGLW, translated from the exons ATGGCGTCTCTTGCCCTAACCACCGCGCCTTGTTCTTCTCCCCTAATCTCTCTCAGATCCCGCCTTCCGCCGCCCAAATCCTCCGTAATCAGTGACGGAAACCGATGCGCCTACCGGCCTATCATCACTCCGTTGAGAATCTCCGACCGCTCCGGCCTCGGGAATCTCCGACCGCTCATTTCGTCGAATAGTTTATTTAAAGTCGCGAAGTCCGGTAGCATATTCACCGTTAAGGCATCAGCACCGGGGTCAGCCACTTCTCCAGTGGTTCCGGCAACTCAGAAGCCATGGCAGGGAGCGGCGATAAAGCCTCTTTTGGCTTCGATTGCGACGGGAATCATTCTTTGGTTCGTCCCGGTTCCTTCTGGGGTTACCCAAAACGCTTGGCAGCTTCTTTCCATTTTCTTGGCCACGATCGTAGGAATCATTACTCAGCCTCTGCCGCTCGGTGCCGTGGCTCTGTTGGGATTGGGAGCTTGTGTACTCACAAAAACCCTAACCTTCGCGGCTGCGTTCTCGGGATTCGGGGATCCGATTCCGTGGTTGATCGCACTCGCATTTTTCTTCGCCAGAGGGTTTATCAAGACCGGTCTAGGTAACAGAATCGCTTACCAATTCGTCTCCCTGTTCGGTAGCTCGTCGCTGGGGTTGGGTTACAGTTTGGTGTTCAGTGAGGCGCTCTTAGCGCCGGCCATACCATCTGTTTCGGCAAGAGCGGGAGGGATTTTCTTGCCTCTGGTGAAGTCTTTGTGCGTTGCATGTGGTAGCAATGTCGGAGATGGGACGGAGCACAAATTGGGATCCTGGTTGATGCTTACTTGCTTTCAGACTTCGGTGATTTCTTCAGCGATGTTCTTGACGGCAATGGCAGCTAATCCGCTTAGTGCCACTCTGACTTTTAATACGATTCAGAAGACAATTGGGTGGACTGATTGGGCCAAGGCTGCCATTGTTCCTGGATTGGTGTCTTTGATCGTAGTCCCTttccttttgtatctgatttacCCGCCAACTGTGAAGTCCAGTCCTGATGCACCTAAGCTTGCAAAGGAAAAGTTGGAAAAGATGGGGCCAATGAGCACTAACGAGATTGTTATGTCCGGGACTCTGCTTCTTACG GTTGGACTTTGGATTTTTGGAGGGATGTTGAACGTGGATGCTGTGACTGCTGCTATTGTTGGATTATCTATCCTTCTTGTGAGTGGAGTTGTGACATGGAAGGAGTGCTTAGGTGAATCGGTTGCCTGGGATACCCTAACTTGGTTTGCTGCACTAATTGCAATGGCTGGTTATCTTAACAAATATGGTCTTATCGCCTGGTTTAGCCAAACTGTTGTCAAG TTTGTTGGCGGACTGGGTCTTTCGTGGCAATTATCCTTTGGAATTCTAGTCCTCCTATATTTCTACTCTCATTACTTCTTTGCAAGTGGAGCTGCTCACATCGGTGCAATGTTCACGGCATTCTTATCGGTGGCTAGCGCTCTGGGGACTCCTCCCTACTTTGGGGCAATGGTATTGGCATTCCTATCAAACCTCATGGGTGGTCTGACCCATTATGGCATCGGATCAGCGCCTGTGTTCTATGGTGCTAACTATGTTCCACTAGGTAAGTGGTGGGGATATGGATTCCTAATATCTGTTGTTAATATCATTATTTGGTTGGGAATTGGAGGAGTTTGGTGGAAGTTTATTGGCTTGTGGTAG